A stretch of the Clostridiales bacterium genome encodes the following:
- a CDS encoding nucleotidyltransferase domain-containing protein yields MKNAIDAMVNEIVRIMDGDVYGIWLYGSVVMDDFRAGWSDIDFVALTCGEISETRAEQLLTLRQQMLEKEPDNPYYRSFEGVIANLDEYREGKFRRLVYWGTSGQRVTDRYEPDTFCAFELAKYGKPVYGGKPWILPAPGREELIRAVRAHYESIRKYAAQTNESLYSCGWLLDIARCIYTLRTGNVVSKTQAGIRALEEHLFPDEAPLRKTVEIRQDPQAFRDRDDVKQWLKGLGPVVQQYADVLEAELHSVSACG; encoded by the coding sequence ATGAAAAACGCGATTGACGCGATGGTGAATGAGATCGTCCGGATCATGGACGGGGATGTATACGGCATCTGGCTGTACGGAAGCGTGGTGATGGATGATTTCCGGGCGGGATGGAGCGATATTGATTTTGTCGCGCTGACTTGCGGGGAAATCTCCGAAACCCGGGCGGAACAGCTGCTGACGCTCCGGCAGCAGATGCTGGAGAAAGAACCGGACAACCCGTATTACCGTTCTTTTGAGGGGGTCATTGCAAACCTGGATGAATACCGGGAAGGAAAGTTCCGCCGGCTGGTCTACTGGGGAACCAGCGGCCAGCGGGTGACGGACCGGTATGAACCGGATACCTTTTGCGCCTTCGAACTGGCGAAGTACGGCAAGCCGGTCTATGGCGGAAAACCGTGGATCCTGCCGGCACCCGGCCGGGAAGAACTGATCCGGGCGGTCCGGGCACATTATGAATCCATCCGGAAGTACGCGGCGCAGACGAATGAATCGCTCTATTCCTGCGGCTGGCTGCTGGATATCGCCCGGTGTATCTATACGCTGCGGACCGGGAATGTGGTTTCCAAGACACAGGCGGGCATCCGGGCGCTGGAGGAGCACCTCTTTCCGGATGAGGCGCCGCTGCGGAAGACGGTTGAAATCCGGCAGGATCCGCAGGCTTTCAGGGACCGGGATGACGTGAAGCAGTGGCTGAAGGGCCTGGGACCGGTGGTGCAGCAGTACGCGGACGTACTGGAGGCGGAACTCCACAGCGTATCCGCCTGCGGGTGA
- a CDS encoding P1 family peptidase encodes MEIPITDIRPVRIGQAENTEAGTGCTVLICENGMAAGLDVRGGGPASRESQLLNPLMAAQTVHAVVLSGGSAYGLGTANGVMQYLEEKGYGYDTGFALVPLVAQADIYDLSVGDAKVRPDAAMGYEAARNAFENPNYRDGNYGVGCGATVGKIAGMETCMKSGIGSYAIQLGELQVGAVVVVNALGDVYDWKTGEQVAGLLSEDRKSMRSTSEYMKQSVAAVENKFTGNTTLAVIITNAKFNKTQLCKIAGMGHDGMARAIRPVHTSADGDSIYALSVGEVEADQDLVGLLAAEVISEAIIRAVENAESAYGYPSAAELK; translated from the coding sequence ATGGAAATACCGATCACTGATATCCGGCCGGTCCGGATCGGGCAGGCGGAGAACACCGAAGCGGGCACCGGATGTACGGTGCTGATCTGTGAAAACGGAATGGCGGCCGGCCTGGATGTGCGGGGCGGCGGCCCGGCATCCCGGGAAAGCCAGCTCCTGAACCCGCTGATGGCAGCGCAGACCGTCCACGCGGTGGTCCTTTCCGGGGGAAGCGCCTACGGCCTGGGCACAGCCAACGGCGTGATGCAGTACCTGGAGGAAAAGGGATACGGCTATGATACGGGATTCGCGCTGGTGCCCCTGGTGGCCCAGGCGGATATCTATGACCTGTCCGTGGGCGACGCGAAGGTTCGTCCTGATGCCGCCATGGGATATGAGGCGGCCCGGAATGCCTTTGAAAACCCGAACTACCGGGACGGCAATTACGGCGTTGGCTGCGGGGCAACGGTCGGGAAGATTGCCGGAATGGAAACCTGCATGAAGTCGGGAATCGGCAGCTATGCCATTCAGCTGGGTGAACTGCAGGTCGGGGCAGTGGTCGTTGTGAACGCCCTGGGCGATGTATACGACTGGAAAACCGGGGAACAGGTTGCCGGCCTGCTCTCGGAAGACCGGAAGTCCATGCGGAGCACGTCGGAATATATGAAACAGTCCGTCGCGGCGGTGGAGAACAAATTTACGGGAAACACCACCCTGGCGGTGATCATCACCAACGCGAAGTTCAATAAAACCCAGCTGTGCAAGATCGCCGGCATGGGCCATGACGGGATGGCGCGGGCAATCCGGCCGGTCCATACTTCCGCGGACGGGGACAGCATCTACGCGCTGTCGGTTGGGGAAGTGGAAGCGGACCAGGACCTGGTGGGCCTGCTGGCGGCGGAAGTGATCAGCGAGGCGATTATCCGGGCGGTGGAGAACGCGGAAAGCGCGTACGGATATCCTTCGGCCGCGGAGCTGAAGTGA
- a CDS encoding GNAT family N-acetyltransferase has protein sequence MMVQLEQVTKENIDAVLALDVNEDQKGFVSSTAESLAQAYAYSFTAFPFAVSDDGKIVGFIMMGFYEEKNYYTLWKLLIDRKYQHRGYGRKALELGIAFLKEWYGVSAVFTGVSPGNTAAKNLYRSMGFRETGLFENNMEEMRLDC, from the coding sequence ATGATGGTACAGCTGGAGCAGGTAACCAAAGAGAATATTGACGCGGTGCTTGCGCTGGATGTAAATGAGGACCAGAAGGGCTTTGTTTCCTCCACGGCCGAATCCCTGGCCCAGGCATACGCATATTCCTTCACGGCGTTCCCGTTTGCGGTATCGGATGACGGGAAAATTGTTGGTTTTATCATGATGGGATTCTATGAGGAAAAGAATTATTACACCCTGTGGAAGCTGCTGATCGACCGGAAATACCAGCACCGGGGTTACGGCCGGAAAGCACTGGAGCTGGGCATTGCGTTCCTGAAGGAATGGTATGGTGTTTCGGCAGTCTTTACAGGTGTGTCGCCGGGGAATACCGCGGCGAAGAACCTGTACCGGTCCATGGGGTTCCGGGAAACCGGGCTGTTTGAGAACAACATGGAAGAAATGCGCCTGGACTGCTGA
- a CDS encoding helix-turn-helix transcriptional regulator, translated as MADGFALTESTYYILLSLVRPRHGYGIMQLTEELSRGRVHLAAGTLYGALNALCSKGWIIQLPAEDESRRKEYKLTEKGMQVLRGEVARLRELADNGERVLAEE; from the coding sequence ATGGCAGACGGATTTGCGTTGACAGAATCCACCTACTACATTCTCCTGTCCCTGGTCCGGCCCCGGCATGGCTACGGCATTATGCAGCTGACGGAGGAGCTGTCCCGTGGGCGGGTTCACCTGGCGGCCGGAACGCTGTACGGCGCCCTGAACGCGCTGTGCTCAAAGGGCTGGATTATCCAGCTCCCGGCAGAGGATGAAAGCCGGCGCAAGGAATATAAACTGACGGAGAAAGGGATGCAGGTACTGCGCGGAGAGGTGGCGCGCCTGCGGGAGCTTGCGGACAACGGAGAGAGAGTATTGGCGGAGGAATAA
- a CDS encoding YdeI/OmpD-associated family protein, translated as MADLKAENLFYTADRQEWRNWLSSHFETAADVWFVFPTKASGEASLSYNDAVEEALCFGWIDSTARRIDSLHQGRHFTPRNPKSSYSRPNIERLIWLDARGLIHPKVRPSVEKILTAEYVFPEDILSEIRRDDTAWCHYNSFTESYRRIRIAYIDDARKRPEEFRKRLDNFIRKTRENKLIIGYGGIEKYYK; from the coding sequence ATGGCGGACCTGAAAGCGGAAAACCTGTTTTATACCGCGGACCGGCAGGAATGGCGGAACTGGCTGTCATCCCATTTTGAAACCGCCGCGGATGTCTGGTTCGTATTCCCGACGAAAGCATCGGGTGAAGCCAGCCTTTCCTACAATGACGCGGTGGAGGAAGCCCTGTGCTTCGGCTGGATTGACAGCACCGCCAGGAGAATCGATTCACTTCACCAGGGCCGGCATTTCACGCCCCGGAACCCGAAAAGCTCCTATTCCCGGCCGAACATCGAACGCCTGATCTGGCTGGACGCACGGGGACTGATCCACCCGAAGGTCCGTCCTTCCGTGGAGAAGATTCTCACCGCTGAATATGTTTTCCCGGAAGACATCCTCTCCGAGATTCGCCGGGATGATACTGCATGGTGCCATTACAATTCCTTCACGGAATCCTACCGGAGAATCCGGATCGCCTATATTGATGATGCCCGGAAACGGCCGGAGGAGTTTCGGAAGCGCCTGGACAACTTCATCCGGAAAACCCGGGAAAACAAGCTGATCATCGGCTACGGCGGAATTGAAAAATATTATAAATAA
- a CDS encoding DUF2812 domain-containing protein, whose product MESRKTVRKWFWVWEFDKEEDWLNEMAMNGWVLESVGFASYHFVRCEPGEYNVRTEMHAFDESYVSFMEETGAEYIGRMMMWIYFRKKTEDGPFDLFSDIDSRIGHLDKIGKVLAAIGGANLLIGFMNVFSPSRAGWINLLCATLLMYALGRIHGKKESLEKERLLHE is encoded by the coding sequence ATGGAAAGCAGGAAAACAGTCCGGAAATGGTTCTGGGTATGGGAGTTTGATAAGGAAGAGGACTGGCTGAACGAAATGGCTATGAACGGCTGGGTGCTGGAAAGCGTTGGATTCGCTTCCTACCATTTTGTCCGCTGTGAGCCGGGCGAGTACAACGTGCGGACGGAAATGCACGCGTTTGATGAGTCCTACGTCTCCTTCATGGAGGAAACCGGCGCGGAATACATCGGCCGGATGATGATGTGGATCTACTTCCGCAAAAAGACGGAGGACGGCCCGTTTGACCTGTTCTCCGACATCGATTCCAGGATCGGCCACCTGGACAAGATCGGCAAGGTCCTCGCAGCCATCGGCGGTGCGAACCTGCTCATCGGCTTCATGAATGTTTTCAGCCCGTCCCGGGCCGGATGGATCAACCTGCTGTGCGCGACCCTGCTGATGTACGCGCTGGGCCGGATCCACGGCAAGAAGGAATCCCTGGAAAAAGAACGGCTGCTGCACGAATAA
- a CDS encoding MBL fold metallo-hydrolase: protein MKPAFITADMIAPCGLDCSLCKRAQAEENPCPGCHGPNENKPEFCAYRCGIIFCEKRKKNGYEFCDECPDYPCEDVMEKQNRYTSKYPLYESPAKNLRDIRELGMEAFLENERDQWTCSECGHIVSVHTGICSGCGKQYGAVVVPVDGDTWRIENGMVRFFLLKGTEKALLIDTGMTVRHAKEIASALTGLPVMLLNTHADQDHTGGNDEFESVYMHPADEPHYHQSGKSGRVIPVQDGDEIDLGSRKLKIIHLPGHTPGSIAVLDISRRILISGDPIQEHGRIFMFGERRNMKDYIASLEKLEKMTGGFDEIWPSHSDIPLSPDCIPRLREGAQAIVDGKAEGKPTEFFGRQITVYNLGFTTFLCSGREKTDP from the coding sequence ATGAAACCGGCTTTTATTACCGCTGATATGATTGCCCCCTGCGGCCTGGACTGCAGCCTGTGCAAGCGCGCGCAGGCGGAAGAAAACCCCTGCCCGGGATGCCATGGCCCCAACGAGAACAAGCCGGAGTTCTGCGCGTACCGATGCGGCATCATTTTCTGCGAAAAGCGGAAGAAGAACGGCTATGAATTCTGCGATGAATGCCCGGATTATCCCTGCGAAGACGTAATGGAAAAGCAGAACCGCTACACTTCCAAATATCCGCTGTACGAATCCCCCGCGAAAAACCTGCGGGATATCCGGGAGCTCGGCATGGAAGCCTTCCTGGAAAACGAACGGGACCAGTGGACCTGCAGCGAATGCGGCCATATCGTCTCCGTCCATACCGGGATCTGCAGCGGCTGCGGAAAGCAGTACGGCGCGGTCGTCGTTCCGGTGGACGGGGATACCTGGCGGATCGAGAACGGAATGGTCCGGTTCTTCCTGCTGAAGGGCACCGAAAAAGCGCTGCTGATCGATACCGGGATGACCGTCCGCCACGCGAAGGAAATCGCGTCCGCGCTGACCGGCCTTCCGGTGATGCTGCTCAATACCCATGCGGACCAGGACCATACCGGCGGCAATGATGAGTTTGAATCGGTTTACATGCATCCGGCGGATGAACCGCACTACCACCAGTCCGGGAAAAGCGGCCGGGTGATCCCGGTACAGGACGGCGATGAAATCGACCTGGGCAGCCGGAAGCTGAAGATCATCCATCTCCCCGGGCATACTCCCGGAAGCATCGCGGTGCTGGATATCAGCCGCCGGATACTGATCAGCGGGGACCCGATCCAGGAGCACGGACGGATCTTCATGTTCGGTGAGCGCCGGAATATGAAGGATTATATTGCCAGTCTGGAAAAACTGGAGAAAATGACCGGCGGGTTTGATGAAATCTGGCCTTCCCATTCGGATATTCCCCTTTCCCCGGACTGCATCCCGCGGCTTCGCGAAGGAGCGCAGGCCATTGTAGACGGGAAAGCGGAGGGAAAACCCACGGAATTCTTCGGCCGGCAGATCACCGTATATAACCTGGGATTCACGACCTTCCTCTGCAGCGGCAGAGAAAAAACCGATCCGTAA
- a CDS encoding protein-ADP-ribose hydrolase encodes MNQQERCLWLIRTLLDETPQYRDIAVPLGAERRWQLLRSLMNVRPPMPVTDEFLCVQDEFLKEMTAEKGITDGESLHACPGDPHLVLWQGDITTLRCDAIVNAANSRMLGCFSPCHGCIDNIIHTMSGVQLRLACDELMRAQGYEEPTGQAKITPGFNLPARYVLHTVGPIIDDEVTAGDEALLASCYRSCLELAGQNSLQSVAFCCISTGVFRFPPDRAAGIAVRTVKEFLQGETSVRRVIFNVFKDSDLAIYRELLAQGE; translated from the coding sequence ATGAACCAGCAGGAAAGATGCCTGTGGCTGATCCGCACCCTGCTGGATGAAACGCCGCAGTACAGGGACATAGCGGTTCCGCTGGGTGCCGAACGAAGATGGCAGCTGCTCCGCAGCCTGATGAACGTCCGTCCGCCGATGCCGGTAACGGATGAGTTCCTCTGTGTACAGGATGAATTCCTGAAGGAAATGACCGCGGAGAAAGGTATTACGGACGGGGAAAGCCTGCATGCATGCCCCGGCGATCCGCATCTGGTGCTCTGGCAGGGGGATATCACGACCCTCCGGTGCGATGCCATCGTCAACGCGGCGAACAGCCGGATGCTGGGCTGCTTTTCCCCCTGCCACGGCTGTATCGACAATATCATCCATACCATGAGCGGGGTGCAGCTCCGCCTGGCCTGTGATGAGCTGATGCGCGCACAGGGGTATGAGGAACCCACGGGACAGGCAAAGATCACCCCCGGGTTCAACCTGCCGGCCCGGTATGTGCTGCATACGGTCGGCCCGATTATCGACGATGAAGTGACCGCGGGGGATGAGGCGCTGCTGGCTTCCTGCTACCGTTCCTGTCTGGAGCTGGCGGGACAGAACAGCCTGCAGTCCGTCGCGTTCTGCTGCATTTCCACCGGTGTCTTCCGCTTCCCACCGGACCGCGCGGCCGGAATCGCGGTTAGGACGGTAAAGGAATTCCTGCAGGGAGAGACAAGCGTCCGGCGCGTGATTTTCAATGTGTTTAA
- a CDS encoding helix-turn-helix transcriptional regulator, with amino-acid sequence MIFADKLMDLRKKNGWSQEELAEKLNVSRQAVSKWESAQSVPDMSRIIQLSELFGVSTDYLLKDEMEQAEVSPETAPDSLIRTVDMEEANAFLKTKEENSRRVALGVLLCILSPVALILLGGAQAMGLLDWSENMAGGIGLVVMMLMIIPAVGMLVVSNLRISRFEYMEKEPFETLYGVTGMVKDRKEKFQPVHTRYMMTGIMLCIASTIPLFISLVFGNGENFLQVVGIASILLLAAIGVMLIIRVSIIWGSYQQLLEEGDYTRENKESNGKIGLISGAYWCVIAAAYLAWSFIGDSWKISWVIWPVAGVLFGAVIGITKALRKR; translated from the coding sequence ATGATTTTTGCGGACAAATTAATGGATCTCAGGAAAAAGAACGGTTGGTCCCAGGAGGAACTGGCGGAGAAGCTGAACGTCAGCCGGCAGGCAGTATCCAAGTGGGAAAGCGCACAGTCGGTGCCGGATATGAGCCGGATTATCCAGCTGTCAGAGCTGTTCGGTGTCAGTACGGATTACCTGCTGAAGGATGAAATGGAGCAGGCGGAGGTTTCCCCGGAAACCGCACCGGACAGCCTGATCCGGACTGTGGATATGGAAGAAGCCAACGCGTTCCTGAAGACCAAGGAAGAGAACTCCCGCCGGGTGGCCCTGGGCGTGCTGCTCTGCATCCTCTCCCCGGTCGCGCTGATCCTGCTGGGCGGCGCGCAGGCGATGGGCCTGCTGGACTGGTCAGAGAATATGGCAGGCGGAATCGGACTGGTGGTGATGATGCTGATGATCATCCCCGCGGTCGGGATGCTTGTGGTATCCAATCTCCGGATTTCCCGCTTTGAATATATGGAAAAGGAACCGTTTGAAACCCTGTACGGCGTTACCGGAATGGTGAAAGACCGGAAGGAGAAATTCCAGCCGGTCCACACCCGGTACATGATGACCGGTATCATGCTGTGCATCGCGTCCACCATTCCGCTGTTCATCAGCCTGGTTTTCGGCAACGGGGAGAACTTCCTGCAGGTGGTGGGAATCGCATCCATCCTGCTGCTGGCGGCCATCGGCGTGATGCTGATCATCCGCGTGTCCATCATCTGGGGAAGCTACCAGCAGCTGCTGGAAGAGGGCGATTACACCCGTGAGAACAAGGAAAGCAACGGAAAGATCGGCCTTATCAGCGGCGCTTACTGGTGCGTGATTGCCGCGGCCTACCTGGCCTGGAGCTTCATCGGAGACAGCTGGAAAATCAGCTGGGTGATCTGGCCGGTTGCCGGCGTCCTCTTCGGCGCGGTGATTGGCATTACAAAAGCGCTCCGGAAGCGGTAA
- a CDS encoding AAA family ATPase translates to MANLIVVCGPQAVGKMTVAESLRDKLRYNMMMNHDSIELSDRIFGFATPAQKELNEDIREKVFALAVKHNVDLIFTYVCAFDEPEEREYLTGLKDMFEKDGGHFYFIELSADLETRIARNETPHRMERKASKLDVAWSRADLLRSDARYRLNTSEGETWFENHLKIDNTRLEPDQVADRVIEEYHLVPNEKDEKEYRYGV, encoded by the coding sequence ATGGCGAACCTGATTGTGGTATGCGGCCCCCAGGCGGTGGGAAAGATGACCGTGGCGGAGAGCCTGCGGGACAAGCTCCGGTATAACATGATGATGAATCACGACAGCATTGAACTGTCGGACCGGATCTTCGGCTTTGCCACGCCGGCCCAGAAGGAACTCAACGAGGATATCCGGGAGAAGGTATTCGCACTGGCGGTCAAGCATAATGTGGACCTGATCTTTACTTATGTCTGCGCGTTTGACGAGCCGGAGGAGCGGGAGTACCTGACCGGGCTGAAGGACATGTTTGAGAAGGACGGCGGTCATTTCTACTTCATTGAGCTTTCCGCCGATCTTGAAACCCGCATCGCACGGAACGAGACGCCGCACCGGATGGAGCGGAAAGCCTCCAAGCTGGACGTGGCCTGGAGCAGGGCAGACCTCCTGAGGAGCGACGCACGGTACCGGCTGAATACATCGGAGGGTGAAACCTGGTTTGAAAACCACCTGAAGATCGACAATACCCGTCTGGAACCGGATCAGGTTGCGGACAGGGTGATCGAGGAGTACCACCTGGTGCCGAACGAAAAGGATGAGAAGGAATACCGCTACGGCGTGTGA
- a CDS encoding MerR family transcriptional regulator: MMTVHEVSWLTGVSIRTLQYYDRIGLLPPAKYTDAGYRLYDDAALETLQQILLFRELELPLKDIGRIIHNPSFDRQKALDQQIELLELKKEHLDSLITLARVIRTSGGKSKMDFSAFDTKKLDEYAARAKEAWGDTPAYQEYEQKAGGRSAEENADLNRQMMDIFAEFGAVRDTDPASGNARALVRKLQDFISAHYYTCTDRILAGLGQMYAAGGEMTENIDRAGGKGTAEFAARAIRLYCGK; this comes from the coding sequence ATGATGACGGTTCATGAGGTCAGCTGGCTGACAGGCGTGAGTATACGCACCCTGCAGTACTATGACCGGATTGGCTTGCTGCCGCCGGCGAAATATACGGATGCGGGCTACCGGCTGTATGACGATGCGGCCCTGGAAACCCTGCAGCAGATTCTCCTGTTCCGGGAACTGGAGCTCCCGCTGAAGGACATCGGGCGGATCATCCACAATCCGTCCTTTGACCGGCAGAAGGCACTGGACCAGCAGATTGAACTGCTGGAGCTGAAGAAGGAGCACCTGGACAGCCTGATCACCCTCGCACGTGTAATCAGGACATCAGGAGGAAAATCAAAGATGGATTTTTCAGCATTTGACACAAAGAAGCTGGATGAGTATGCTGCCCGGGCCAAAGAGGCCTGGGGAGATACCCCTGCGTATCAGGAGTATGAGCAGAAGGCCGGGGGAAGGTCTGCGGAAGAAAATGCGGACCTGAACCGGCAGATGATGGATATCTTCGCGGAGTTCGGCGCGGTCCGGGATACGGATCCCGCTTCCGGAAATGCCCGGGCTTTGGTCCGGAAACTGCAGGATTTCATCTCCGCCCATTACTATACCTGCACGGACCGGATCCTGGCGGGACTGGGACAGATGTATGCCGCCGGAGGAGAGATGACGGAAAACATCGACCGCGCCGGCGGGAAAGGCACGGCGGAGTTTGCTGCCCGGGCGATCCGTCTGTACTGCGGGAAATAA